One Glycine max cultivar Williams 82 chromosome 8, Glycine_max_v4.0, whole genome shotgun sequence genomic window, ACTCTTTAAAAGTTGACCATGTAATTAActatatacataaattaaaataaacaaaccaTATGTTTGCTTTTACCTATATCAATTGTTCCAGTGTCAATATCTTTCTCCTTCTGTTTCATTTGGGTGTTGTTTTCAGGTCATAGCTTATAAGAGGAAGAGGTGGAACTTAAATGAAGGGTTGTTTTTGGGCTGAATGATGAGTTGTTACCTCAACTATCATTTGGTGAGAGCATGCATAAAATACAATCGAACAATGAAAACTctcaattatgttatttatctttctctttcaagaagcaCAGAGCAAGACACCTGACATGAAACTCTTTAGAATACTTTTGGGTTATTTTGAGAAATTGTGTGTATCAATCCTTCACTGTCTCCGTGAACATGAAGGCTTTACTTTGTTAGAAGTTGCAATTGGTATTGTCTGATTTTGATTTAGACTTTGTTGGATAGTACAATTGAACAGCATAGACTTTAACCAAAATGGGAGTAGCTTTTAATGGAAACTTTTGCTTGgatcccattttttttttttatcaacaaatattagATATTaggatgataatttttttaattttttcttagacGACCAAACAAAGCATATATATTAATGGGCACAATCAGTGCCAACAGAATACAGACAGCATCCTGTATAGAGTATTGCCTACCCAATACAGGTATATCTAAATATACCCAACAGGCCCCCCAAAGAGACAGCATATATTTTCTGTGAAAAAACTCCCCCCAACATTTCCAACACACATAACCTATACGTACAGCTTCTGTGTACTTGTGAACCTCAGTAGTACTACCTCGTGACTTTTTCAGAAATGCAAGTTTTTTTTAGCCGATGGAGATCAAATTAgtgactttttcttcttcttctctttttccatGACAATCCAACTCACCTTATATTTTTGtctcatatttcttttaattaaaaccTTTCATTTTGACTGTgtttatttggattttttttcacgCAAAAAGATTTCACAGCGAAATCTGAGCATACGACGTACAGTTTCAATTTTACTCTAGTAAAAAAACATGTAGAGAAAagtttgttataaaatttacattttttatttactaaagtAGTCTTTATCACGAATTGATTGATGAAAAATGTGCGGTCATATTTATTGTGCTCTTGAGTTTTTAATTAAGttgtcaaatatttatttattatcagtcagtgaaaaaaaattattatcaatttttatcatACGGGCCATGCCAGAGAATGTATACCAACTTATATGCTTTGACAAGCACTACAATAGTTTTCATAAACATTTGAAGTCTATCAAATATAAATAGCAATagataaataattcaaattaatatatatatatatatatatatatatatatattttttttaaagatcaatttatcaataatttttttcaaactatatttttttgctctaaaatttaaatttcaattaaatataattaatgtatctAGGTaacttcaattattattttttatcaatccaatgaaactttaaattttaaaacaacgcAACTAGTACCAACACTAGATTGAGATTCTTACATGTTGAAAAGTCTAACATccttaaaatttcttattagtGGATAGTGTGCCATTCTTAAAATTTCTTCTTAGATGTTGAAAACTTACCGATacttaatgtaaaaatattttatcttattagttcataactttttttttcttttataaaaaatattaatattcttGCACacctcttatttatttaatacttagtaagagaaagagaaataaaataaaagtgtaagtataataaattataacgtATAATATGTCTTAATAtttcatacaaaaattaaataagaagttttttaaaaatataataagaaaagagaaataatgaGTACTGATAAAGCTAGAGAATGATTCACGTATCATTATTACTCATATAATATaccacttcttcttttttctttttattaaatatattcttgGGCgcctcttatttatttaatacttagtaagagaaagaaaattaaacaaaaagtgTAAGTATATAATAAGTTATAAGGTACGTATAATAAGTCttaatatttcataaaaaaaaaagaaatcttaaaaaaatatgtaaaaaagaaataataaaaccttTGTAGTAGAAAATGATTCATGTATGATTACTCAAATAATATAGGACTTTTAAACAGAGAGCACAATTATGAATCGTGATTAAATGTAATAAGAGAAGATAGAGATGAGAATAAACTAAAGCAGAGtaaagaaaaaagtgataagtgatgtaataaaaaacaaaaagaaatagtaGGCAGCATTCTGTATTCATTGGCCTGATTAACTCCTTTAAATTATTAGGCAGCATTAGAGAAATGGACGGGAATAACTACCAAGCCACCACTTATTTCCATAAATAATATACCCCTGCCACCAAGTTTACAGAAGCAACGCTACTTCCCAAAACAAATACTAGTGCCACAAAGTAAGCAAAAATAAGGTAAAAATATAGAGTAGGTAAAGCACACACAACTAGAGAAACCATTCCATTCACAGTCTTCAGGCAGCGAACGGAGTGAAACGCGGAACAGGCTTGCACTTGAGTGGCTTGGCCAAAAACACAGTCACCCTCCCTTCCTCAGACATGTCAACATGATGGTTTTTACCATCATTAACGATCCAGTCGAAGCACTGGATCAAACTCGCTAGCGTTGCTTGCATGACAAGCAACGCTAGCGAGGCTCCGGGGCAGCTTCTTCTCCCGCTCCCAAAGGGCAGGAGCTGATAGTACTGCCCCCTCACGTCAATCTTGCTCTTGCCCGGGTCGTCGGAGAACAAGAACCTCTCCGGCTTGTACTCGAGTGCGTCATCCCAGTAATTTGGATCCCTACCAATGGCCCATGTGCTGATCAAAATAGTGGAATTTTCCGGAATGTCGTAGCCTTCAACCTGGCATGTTCGCATGGCTTCTCTTGCGAATATTGGGGTTGGCGGGTGCAGCCTTAGGGTTTCCTTCAGCACTGCTTGTAGGTATGGTAGGTTGGGAATGTCTGATTCTTTGACCAGCCTTTCTTTGCCTACCACTGACTCAATCTCTTCTCTTGCCTTCTTGAAAACGTGGGGGTTTCTCACCAGCTCCGCCAGTGACCACTCTAGGACGCTTGCGGGGCCGTTTGTGCCGGCGATGAACATGTCCTGTGTGTGAAGGATCAGTTTCAGATTTCACTTGTTCGATCTTAATACAAAGAATAAGAAAAGATTACCACATACATACCAGAGCAAAGGCTTTGGCACTCTCTCTAGTGAGCTTATTGTCAGCACCATCAGCTTCAATGAGGttcaacaaaatatcaaaaagatccTTCTTCCTATCAGAGTCAGCATCTTCCTTAGCCCTAGCCTCCTCATGCTCCCTCAACACCTTCTCCATCATCGCATCCACCTTGTGGTGAGTTTCCATGTTCTTCTTCCCAAACCCTTGCAGATCCAAAGGCCTCATGAACCCAATAACATCCCCCAAGTTAAACGCCCCAAGCAACTCCCCGACCTCCCTCACCACCTTCCTCAACCTGGCCACCTCATCGTTTTCCGCATTACTCTTCTTCCCCATTATCATCCTCGTGATGATGTTATTCGTGTGCGTTATGAGCTCCTTCCTCATCACCACCTCGTAATTTCCATTGCCTGAAATCTCCATCATTCTCTTGAGGAACGCCTCCACCTCGCTCTCGCGGATTCTCACGAAATGCTCCAGGGTCTTCCCGCTCAGAAGCTCCGTCATGCAGAGCTTCTTCAGGAACCGCCAGTATGTGCCGTAGGGGATGAAGAAGTAGTCCGCCGCGCCGTAGGTTAGGCTCTCGCTCGCTATCATTAAGGGACGGTTGCAGAATGCCTCCTCCGAGGTTTTGAGGATCTGCTTGGCCGTCTCCGCCGACGACGCCACCACCACGTGCTTCGAACCGATCATGACGTGGATCAAGGGTCCATAGCGCAGTGATAGCTTGTACAATGCTTGGTGGAGCAGTGAACGGAGATATGGCGCGTGTCCCAGCAAGGGTATTGAAATTGGAGGACCCGGTGGGAGTCTTAGACGCTGTGGTTTCTTGAAGATGGAACGTATCAGAATGGTTGATATGAACCATAGGAAGAAGAGTACGAGGTAGCCTTTGATGTCTAGCATTGTTGAGTTTTGCTAAGGTTTAATGTTTAAGACTATGATGAAGAACTACTCAACCTCCTATGCTAACATGAACGGGTTTGAATAATAATGTTTGGAACATAAATAGAGGTGTTGGAATCACAATAGGTACACTTAGGACCGTGTGTGATTGTGTGAGAGCAtgcaagttattattttttgcgATCCTCGTGGTCTTTTTATATTTCCATATATTTGGTTGTGTGTGTTCCTCGtgctatatattatattaatgaaaTTTCCTTGCTTCGAAtggagtttctttttttataataataacagaAAGTTCCTAGCTTCGAGTGgagtttatatatataccttTCATTGAGACATCTGAAATTATGTATCGATAAGCTATAAATTAATGTACGTCCTGTccgcattatatatatatatatagttaaattaatGTGCATGCAGTGCACACAAAAATGTCGCACgctatttttatattactttttttacatgttttatattattattttttcacagAATGTCGGATCACCTAACATGTAAAAGGGAAATTATTTGGGTATAATaagtttgtaaaaaatattttacaaacaagagataaaagtaaataaaaaaaaaacaagacagAGAAGTGTGTGGTATAATTAAAACAAGTAATTTCAGGAAAGAAAAATGCTACCAACAtattgtttttaaaacacattttttcttgaatgttatatattaaaaattatacaattgtgtagatttaaatttttatttaacgaGTCTAccactcataattttataatttttaattaatatataaattatatatatatatatatatatatatatatatatatattatattgttgGGACAGTATTCATgtattatgtattatttttgCTACGAATACTGTCCCAacaatataatttgttgtaatcTATATATCACTTACAAAACTCCATGACAGAGATATAtagtgaaaaataatattatacaaagtctagtaaatatttattatataaattatatagctccttatgaaaataaaatagtaagataatatataaaatatagtacAACGTCTGGATTCTCACAACTCCCTTTCAACCCGTGTTCTATTTCCCTGTATTCACAAGGGGTATACAATTTTTACGTGTTCTGTGCGTCTAAAAAGCtcccccatatatatatatatatatatatatatatatacttgcaCCCTTGTTCCGTACgttaattcaataaatataaacCGAGAAATGTTACTCacacttttttttagtattcttcttttaatatttttttatgaatgacataaatttatattgaaaaatgaaattatcaaTAAGTACTATTTCTCATTTATTGATTCTCTTGATTTATAAGTTGgacccaaaaaaatttattgatttcaaTAATATTCAGGCAATTGTGAAGATAGTGTTAAAAAAAGaatgttagaaaaaaatgttaattcatCTATAAAGCAAATTATAGTATGTGTTTCGATTCGAtatatagtaaaataattatatcaatatgattctattaaaattaattatgaggtaaattatttttttggataatagatattaaaaaatgtataattttcagaaaatgttgtttgtgtattttgaaccaaaattaattttaaatgtgtaattatcaaaataggttttaatttctatatttatttttctattataattaatttctttgacatatatatatatatatatataagttgaacattttatggatgattttgtATCTTTAAATTGTTATTGGTTTTTAGCTTTGGGTATTTAAACGTGACAGGCTCACATGTATTTtcataaatagattttttaaatatttttaaataaattaaaataaagtcttttatttcttttgtcattgagTTATCATGTAACACAGTGGGTCGCTACATGGGTTGAAACCAATAAAAATGGCCTAATGCAAGTTGGGTTTTTAAGAGCAAATTTTTGGGGTGCAAACAGTGATAGTTTGGCTATCACATTTTTTTAGCCCAATacacttaaaatataaaataaatgggACTTCTTCTCCTACATCAACCCAAAACCATCCAAAAGATTGATGTGGGGGATAGAGAGGGGGAGAAATTTGAAACCTTTTTTCCTACTCCACTATTCACCCTAAATGCAATTTCCACATCAACCTCTTTCACACTTCACCTTCATCCAACACTCCAAGTCTTCATCATGAGTCAAGCCTTAAATTCTTCCAAGCAAAGGCCACAATTGGCCATCCTTGTGCCACCCTCCCTTGACCAACTTTTCTGCCAAGCCTTCTAAGACCTTCATCCTTCCCTCTAAATAGAGCCTCAACCAAAGTTCATGTCACACAAACTACTAGATAAAGTTAGAGTAAGTTTTAAGAGGGAGTCTTTTTTACATTCTAATGAGGAGTACTATACGGTACGAATGACTTATGTATGAAACGCACGAAAGAATTTCtgataacaaatataaaattaaaatagtaaacttttgatgtttttttttacagca contains:
- the CYP93E1 gene encoding beta-amyrin 24-hydroxylase, translating into MLDIKGYLVLFFLWFISTILIRSIFKKPQRLRLPPGPPISIPLLGHAPYLRSLLHQALYKLSLRYGPLIHVMIGSKHVVVASSAETAKQILKTSEEAFCNRPLMIASESLTYGAADYFFIPYGTYWRFLKKLCMTELLSGKTLEHFVRIRESEVEAFLKRMMEISGNGNYEVVMRKELITHTNNIITRMIMGKKSNAENDEVARLRKVVREVGELLGAFNLGDVIGFMRPLDLQGFGKKNMETHHKVDAMMEKVLREHEEARAKEDADSDRKKDLFDILLNLIEADGADNKLTRESAKAFALDMFIAGTNGPASVLEWSLAELVRNPHVFKKAREEIESVVGKERLVKESDIPNLPYLQAVLKETLRLHPPTPIFAREAMRTCQVEGYDIPENSTILISTWAIGRDPNYWDDALEYKPERFLFSDDPGKSKIDVRGQYYQLLPFGSGRRSCPGASLALLVMQATLASLIQCFDWIVNDGKNHHVDMSEEGRVTVFLAKPLKCKPVPRFTPFAA